A window of Paenibacillus sp. 19GGS1-52 contains these coding sequences:
- a CDS encoding Ger(x)C family spore germination protein encodes MVVYASTSGDDWGAQYEENGIEEQGKTTMTTGRRWLLFMMSLFMLPSLSGCWNYSEVEEKSIVAGVAIDKNEQDGKLLLTAELFDTKGQMQQNQASFKIVSLSGGTMFEIVRNMISLTGKKLFWSHAKAIILSEEIAREGIIKVIDWYSRDTETRSDVYVFVSTEKNARSLFNLNSVSESIMSFELAQMMRDEHHVSTAPVVEIWDFIDKLETSGKYAIAPLIYIYEKAGQKNERVYGTAIFVKDKMVGKLSGEESRYLLFATNKVTGGVLAVDNEAGVPTYSLEVLTSRTELKPRWVNGRLQMKIHIVSHTNLDEVMTAEGFSTLENKKAIQKRAQDELQKNIVSVIHKLQHEYHADIFGYGEIIHQNMPRAWKKLKKDWEETFVDMDIDVTCKIIIDSSAKTSRSIKRGD; translated from the coding sequence ATGGTGGTATATGCATCAACGTCCGGCGATGATTGGGGCGCGCAATATGAAGAGAATGGCATCGAAGAACAAGGGAAGACGACCATGACCACAGGGAGAAGATGGTTGTTGTTCATGATGTCATTGTTCATGCTGCCTAGTCTTTCAGGCTGTTGGAATTATTCTGAGGTTGAAGAGAAGTCGATTGTTGCGGGCGTAGCCATTGACAAGAACGAACAGGATGGCAAGTTATTACTGACTGCAGAGCTGTTCGATACCAAAGGGCAAATGCAGCAGAATCAGGCGAGCTTCAAGATAGTCAGTCTTTCAGGGGGGACGATGTTTGAAATTGTCCGGAATATGATCTCTTTGACTGGGAAGAAGTTGTTCTGGAGCCATGCTAAGGCGATAATCCTCAGTGAAGAGATTGCCAGGGAAGGTATTATCAAGGTTATTGATTGGTATAGCAGAGATACGGAAACAAGATCGGATGTTTATGTATTTGTATCTACAGAGAAGAATGCTCGATCCCTCTTTAATCTGAACAGCGTATCAGAATCGATCATGTCCTTTGAGCTCGCCCAAATGATGCGTGATGAACACCATGTCAGCACGGCTCCAGTGGTAGAGATCTGGGATTTCATTGACAAGCTGGAGACCTCGGGAAAATATGCAATAGCACCGCTTATCTATATATATGAAAAAGCAGGACAAAAAAATGAACGAGTGTACGGCACCGCTATCTTCGTCAAGGACAAAATGGTAGGCAAACTTAGTGGTGAAGAGAGTAGATATCTGTTGTTCGCTACTAATAAAGTTACCGGAGGCGTGCTGGCCGTTGATAACGAGGCGGGTGTTCCAACCTATTCGCTGGAGGTTTTAACCAGTAGAACAGAACTAAAGCCCCGATGGGTAAATGGCCGGCTGCAAATGAAGATTCATATAGTATCACATACCAACCTGGATGAGGTTATGACAGCGGAGGGCTTCTCCACTCTGGAGAACAAGAAAGCTATTCAGAAGCGAGCCCAGGATGAATTACAAAAAAATATAGTCTCTGTAATCCATAAGCTGCAGCATGAATATCATGCGGATATCTTTGGATATGGAGAAATTATTCATCAGAATATGCCGAGGGCCTGGAAGAAGCTTAAGAAGGATTGGGAAGAGACATTTGTGGATATGGATATAGATGTTACCTGCAAAATAATCATCGATAGCAGTGCCAAAACTTCAAGATCTATCAAGCGGGGAGATTAA